Proteins encoded within one genomic window of Oncorhynchus mykiss isolate Arlee chromosome 27, USDA_OmykA_1.1, whole genome shotgun sequence:
- the LOC110508030 gene encoding pentraxin-related protein PTX3, which produces MFLWRLPQAACLVSVCVSLTLGYEDDIEVNYGDSYFNEITEGEPLEPTATPAPGPCKATDMTKWDKLFSMLENSQMRENMLLQFSDDIIKVELGSLRGEMLRFVAQYGGACGVAVETAGRRMSMQMEARLRESMEHLRQDRSTDAGNSAGNSHQEKLLQQLLTAVRTQAIQFIKLENICLSNPEAKGENLQQEVASAEMLVAVVTELAKTRAVLELALKSAQQRHLPAGCETALLFPMRSRRIFSSVTPDLPLSLSSFTVCLWAKPVSVSNRTVLFSYGTKRNPYEIQLLLSGTRALFTVGGEAHLVEARGVVKGGGVWTHLCGAWSSEQGIASLWADGHRVAYTPGVAEGHMLPDGGSLQLGQEKNDGGVSGGSGGSGSQMPGFEGGFDAKLAFAGKMTGVNMWDRVLTEEEISQLALQDGEGCEQRGNVVGWGLTEIVPHGGAQFIN; this is translated from the exons ATGTTTCTGTGGCGGCTCCCCCAGGCAGCGTGTCtggtgtcggtgtgtgtgtcgcTGACTCTTGGGTACGAAGACGATATAGAGGTGAACTATGGTGACAGCTACTTCAACGAGATCACAGAGGGAGAGCCACTGGAGC ccacaGCTACCCCAGCCCCAGGACCCTGTAAGGCTACAGACATGACTAAATGGGACAAGCTCTTCTCCATGCTGGAGAACTCTCAGATGAGGGAGAACATGCTTCTGCAGTTCTCCGATGACATCATCAAGGTGGAATTGGGGTCGCTGCGTGGAGAGATGCTAAG GTTCGTGGCTCAGTACGGAGGGGCCTGTGGCGTTGCGGTGGAGACCGCTGGGCGGAGGATGTCCATGCAGATGGAGGCTCGCCTCAGGGAGAGCATGGAGCATCTCAGACAGGATCGAAGCACTGATGCTGGGAATTCAGCTGGGAATAGCCATCAGGAAAAGCTGTTACAGCAGCTTCTAACTGCAGTGAGGACACAGGCTATCCAATTTATCAAGCTGGAAAACATCTGCCTGAGTAATCCAGAGGCTAAGGGGGAAAACTTGCAGCAGGAAGTGGCATCAGCAGAGATGCTGGTTGCCGTGGTGACAGAGCTGGCGAAGACGAGGGCAGTGCTAGAGCTCGCGCTCAAGTCGGCACAGCAACgacacctgcctgcag GCTGTGAGACCGCTCTTCTCTTCCCTATGCGTTCCCGTCGCATCTTCTCGTCAGTGACACcagacctccctctctccctctcttccttcaccGTGTGCCTGTGGGCCAAGCCCGTCTCCGTCTCCAACAGAACTGTGCTGTTTTCCTACGGAACCAAACGGAACCCCTATGAGATACAGCTCCTTCTTAGCGGAACAAGGGCTCTCTTCACCGTGGGAGGAGAGGCTCACCTGGTGGAGGCACGGGGAGTGGTGAAAGGAGGAGGAGTTTGGACCCACCTATGTGGGGCTTGGAGCTCTGAGCAGGGCATAGCGTCACTATGGGCCGATGGACACAGAGTGGCATACACACCCGGGGTGGCCGAGGGCCACATGTTACCGGATGGAGGCTCACTCCAGCTGGGGCAGGAGAAGAACGACGGTGGGGTCTCTGGAGGGTCAGGTGGCAGTGGGAGTCAGATGCCTGGGTTTGAGGGAGGCTTCGATGCCAAGTTGGCATTCGCTGGGAAGATGACAGGGGTGAACATGTGGGACCGTGTGCTGACGGAGGAGGAGATATCCCAGCTGGCTTTGCAAGACGGTGAGGGGTGTGAGCAGAGGGGGAATGTAGTTGGGTGGGGCTTGACGGAGATTGTGCCTCACGGGGGTGCTCAGTTCATCAACTAA